A segment of the Candida albicans SC5314 chromosome 2, complete sequence genome:
TTGGACAGGGCAAGATGTGAAACAACTGAGGAACTGAATAcacaaaattgattatttgaggtaacaaaaatatcaaaagaGTTTTGGAAAAATGACCTATAATACCAACAATAGCAAATACCATGCCACTGAAATAACAATACGTATCACCAACAAATACTCTTGCAGGGAACCAGTTGTATTGCAATAAAGCCAATGACACTCCGACAAAAGGAATTATAAATACAACAGAAAACATGTGTGAATCATGAGCTGCTTGTGATATTCCCGGTGAAAAAAGATAGcagaaatcattaattaaaaatatggCTGCTAAAACTAATGATTGTCCAACCTCCAAACCGTTAACGCCTGCAAGaatattgattgaattcggtgagaaaattgaaatagCCGACATGTATACGTAGTAGAAAATTCCcaaatcaatcaacttCGGTGAACTGTCAGGAACAACATAGTCTGTTTGTAAAGTTCTAAATGAAAGCCCAGTGATACTTGTGACCAAATGGTTACTATactttataaaaaaatttatagtATTAATTAGAGCGTAGCCTCCAGGGAATTCAGTGACAAACTTGGGGATCACGACTGAAGTTACACTAAAGTCGACGTAGTATACAATCAATAAGGGCAATGATGCAACTGCAGGTAAGAAAAACTTGTGACGCCACCTGATATCAAACAAGTCGTCTAGTAATCCCAACAATGTGGTACTCTGTAAACACAACAAGGCACTCAAGTATTCTGCCAACTTATTGTGGGGAAATAACCTGTTGTCGGCAAGCGATTGATATTGAGACAAGTAATTTTTAGTTATCACCTCGTCGTTGGACATTGATCCAAAAGAAACAAggtatttgaaaaaaataaatgggATAAGACCAAACATAAGAAACATATATGTAGTTGACGCCACTAGCCCCATTGTTTCGGGTATTTCTGACACCGGTGGTGGTTTAGATAAATCTTTCCCTTTGAGCCCGATCTTGACAAAACTTGGGCTAACTTTCGGTATTACCAGTAAGGTTGCCACGTAACCTATACACCCAAATGAAATCAGTGTACGTATTGGGTTATTGGGTGTGATTGCCGCTATTGCTGCAACTACTATTGCAAGTTTCAAAAGCCTTGCTAGCATGGAACTTAGTTATTGAAGATGTAAATGATTAGAAGGTCAAAGGATAGTCAATCtgaaaaatagaaaaaaaaacgttTCGAAAAATTGCGTGAAAAcgaaaacttgaaaataaacaaaagtATACGCGAGTTGGACAAACTATAAGTGTGACGAGAACCCACAATGTGCTGAACCTGTCTAAGGAACCAGTAATCTCTAGAAAGTAATTATTGACCGATTTAAAGAAATACAAGATGAGTACCCGTG
Coding sequences within it:
- the ALG7 gene encoding UDP-N-acetylglucosamine--dolichyl-phosphate N-acetylglucosaminephosphotransferase (Protein involved in cell wall mannan biosynthesis; mutation confers hypersensitivity to tunicamycin; transcript elevated in chk1, nik1, and sln1 homozygous null mutants; possibly essential gene, disruptants not obtained by UAU1 method), with protein sequence MLARLLKLAIVVAAIAAITPNNPIRTSISFGCIGYVATLSVIPKVSPSFVKIGLKGKDLSKPPPVSEIPETMGLVASTTYMFLMFGLIPFIFFKYLVSFGSMSNDEVITKNYLSQYQSLADNRLFPHNKLAEYLSALLCLQSTTLLGLLDDLFDIRWRHKFFLPAVASLPLLIVYYVDFSVTSVVIPKFVTEFPGGYALINTINFFIKYSNHLVTSITGLSFRTLQTDYVVPDSSPKLIDLGIFYYVYMSAISIFSPNSINILAGVNGLEVGQSLVLAAIFLINDFCYLFSPGISQAAHDSHMFSVVFIIPFVGVSLALLQYNWFPARVFVGDTYCYFSGMVFAIVGIIGHFSKTLLIFLLPQIINFVYSVPQLFHILPCPRHRLPRFSIEDGLMHPSFAELKKASRLNLAILETLSFFKLIKVERGSKSNQIVRFSNMTIINLTLVWVGPLREDQLCISILVVQFVIGVTMIVVRHTIGPWLFGYDNLSWGVK